The Phaeobacter sp. A36a-5a genome contains a region encoding:
- a CDS encoding ArsR/SmtB family transcription factor, translating into MTPLLKSFSALSDGTRMAIIEQLMEHGELPAGDLVRGSGITAPAISRHLKVLREAGLVAQRADGTRRLYSARPEGLKLIADWTLSRQSFWQSSLDRLEAALREEME; encoded by the coding sequence ATGACTCCATTACTCAAATCATTCTCCGCCCTCTCTGACGGCACGCGTATGGCCATCATCGAACAGCTGATGGAACACGGAGAGCTGCCAGCCGGTGATCTGGTGCGGGGATCGGGCATCACTGCGCCGGCGATCTCGCGCCATCTCAAGGTATTGCGTGAGGCTGGATTGGTGGCGCAGCGCGCCGATGGGACACGCCGATTGTATTCAGCGCGGCCAGAGGGACTGAAGCTGATCGCAGACTGGACCCTGTCGCGGCAATCGTTCTGGCAAAGCAGCCTCGATCGGCTGGAAGCAGCACTAAGGGAGGAAATGGAATGA
- a CDS encoding SRPBCC family protein, with product MTDLRLEREFQVSPDRLFAWISDTEKLLQWWGPEGLTVPEHTLNFRQEGPWFTVMMNADGDRYHVSGVVTHVRPPQSIGFTWAWHDEAGARGHESHVTLTVEAIETGTRLIVDHRDLDNSEMAENHRVGWESSLRKLVSKLP from the coding sequence ATGACGGATTTGCGCTTGGAACGCGAATTCCAGGTGTCGCCGGACCGGCTGTTTGCCTGGATCAGCGATACCGAGAAGCTCCTGCAATGGTGGGGACCAGAGGGGCTGACCGTGCCTGAGCATACGCTGAATTTCCGTCAGGAGGGGCCGTGGTTCACGGTCATGATGAATGCCGATGGAGACCGTTATCATGTCTCAGGCGTGGTCACCCATGTGCGTCCGCCGCAGTCGATCGGATTTACCTGGGCGTGGCACGACGAAGCAGGCGCGCGCGGGCACGAAAGCCATGTCACCCTCACCGTTGAAGCTATTGAGACGGGTACTCGGCTGATTGTTGATCATCGGGATCTGGACAACTCGGAGATGGCCGAAAACCATCGGGTCGGATGGGAATCGTCTCTGCGAAAACTGGTGTCCAAGCTCCCGTGA
- a CDS encoding lysozyme inhibitor LprI family protein gives MRRHIVTLALALPLPVLADPAMECSGAVSQVDLRSCLEADETRANMALSQAFDYARNTMAELDDTTGRPAAIPALEAGQASWETFRDDHCAFVGETFAGGSGTGIAVLSCRIGLTRDRVDALMDYAR, from the coding sequence ATGCGGCGCCACATCGTCACACTCGCCTTGGCATTGCCGTTGCCGGTTCTGGCGGATCCTGCAATGGAATGCAGCGGTGCTGTTTCTCAGGTTGACCTGCGCAGCTGCCTTGAGGCGGATGAAACCCGCGCCAATATGGCTCTTTCACAGGCGTTTGATTATGCCCGCAATACGATGGCCGAACTTGATGATACCACCGGACGACCTGCCGCAATCCCTGCACTGGAGGCGGGGCAGGCATCCTGGGAGACGTTCCGTGACGATCATTGCGCGTTTGTCGGGGAGACCTTTGCCGGCGGTTCGGGAACCGGTATCGCGGTTCTATCCTGTCGTATTGGCCTGACACGGGATCGGGTCGACGCGCTGATGGATTACGCCCGGTAA
- a CDS encoding asparaginase has protein sequence MTKPVPMTEVWRGPLLESLHLGHAVVCNAKEEIVRSWGDPDAIIYPRSSAKMIQALPLITSGAAAKYGLTSEQLALACASHNGAEIHTSRVNAWLDQLSMTDHDFRCGPQLPDDIPARNALIKTDTSPCQVHNNCSGKHAGFLTLSQHLGAGPEYVEIDHPVQQACRSAFEQVTDESSPGYGIDGCSAPNFATSVKGLARAMAWFASASDRSDRDADAAQQLVAAMTAHPELVAGETRACTNLMRAMGGKVAIKTGAEAVFIAILPEQKLGVALKITDGATRASECAIASILVGLGVLDADHPATLKYRNAPLINRRGIDCGSIRPSAEMQF, from the coding sequence ATGACCAAACCCGTACCGATGACTGAAGTGTGGCGCGGTCCGCTCTTGGAAAGCCTGCATCTGGGCCATGCCGTTGTCTGTAACGCCAAGGAAGAGATCGTGCGCAGCTGGGGCGATCCCGACGCGATTATTTACCCGCGCAGTTCCGCCAAGATGATCCAGGCGCTGCCTCTGATCACATCGGGCGCAGCGGCAAAATACGGGCTGACCTCTGAGCAGCTCGCCCTCGCCTGTGCTTCGCACAATGGCGCCGAGATCCACACCAGCCGCGTCAACGCCTGGCTGGATCAGCTGTCGATGACCGATCATGATTTCCGCTGTGGCCCGCAGCTGCCAGACGATATTCCGGCGCGAAACGCGCTGATCAAAACCGATACAAGCCCGTGTCAGGTTCACAATAACTGCTCCGGCAAGCATGCAGGCTTTCTGACGCTGTCCCAGCACCTGGGGGCCGGACCCGAATATGTAGAGATTGACCATCCGGTACAGCAGGCCTGCCGCAGCGCCTTTGAGCAGGTGACCGACGAATCCAGCCCTGGCTATGGCATCGACGGGTGCTCAGCGCCGAATTTCGCAACCTCCGTGAAGGGTCTGGCACGGGCGATGGCCTGGTTTGCCTCCGCCTCTGACCGTTCGGACCGCGATGCCGATGCCGCGCAGCAGCTGGTGGCCGCGATGACAGCGCATCCCGAACTGGTCGCTGGCGAAACCCGCGCCTGCACCAACCTTATGCGTGCGATGGGCGGCAAGGTCGCGATCAAAACCGGCGCTGAAGCCGTCTTCATCGCCATCCTGCCCGAACAGAAACTGGGTGTGGCGCTGAAGATCACCGACGGTGCCACCCGCGCCAGCGAATGCGCAATTGCAAGCATTCTGGTGGGGCTCGGCGTTCTGGATGCCGACCATCCGGCAACACTGAAATATCGCAACGCCCCCCTGATCAATCGCCGAGGCATCGACTGTGGTTCGATCCGGCCCTCGGCTGAAATGCAGTTCTGA
- a CDS encoding invasion associated locus B family protein codes for MASKLVRCVAGLCLAAMATSASAQQAESDNRVASNVDWSVFQGESPKECWGVSAPKETVNTRDGRVKAVRRGKIQLFVFYRPETGDKGQVTFTGGYPFAPGSTVNLAVGDTEFELFTEGEWAWPATAADDAKIITAMKRGAQAVLTARSARGTQTKDTFSLLGFTAAVEDAEKRCN; via the coding sequence ATGGCATCAAAACTCGTCCGCTGCGTCGCGGGCCTGTGTCTGGCCGCAATGGCCACCAGCGCATCCGCACAGCAGGCAGAATCTGACAATCGCGTCGCGAGCAATGTCGACTGGAGCGTGTTTCAAGGCGAAAGTCCCAAGGAATGCTGGGGTGTCTCCGCTCCGAAAGAGACCGTAAACACCCGTGACGGCCGCGTGAAAGCCGTGCGTCGTGGCAAGATCCAACTGTTCGTTTTCTATCGGCCAGAAACCGGCGACAAGGGGCAGGTGACTTTCACCGGCGGCTATCCCTTTGCGCCGGGCTCAACCGTGAATCTCGCAGTGGGCGATACCGAATTTGAGCTGTTCACAGAGGGTGAGTGGGCCTGGCCTGCAACGGCTGCGGATGACGCCAAGATCATCACCGCGATGAAACGTGGCGCGCAGGCTGTTCTGACAGCCCGGTCCGCACGTGGGACACAGACCAAGGACACGTTCTCGCTCCTGGGCTTTACCGCCGCGGTCGAGGACGCCGAAAAACGCTGTAACTGA
- the rlmN gene encoding 23S rRNA (adenine(2503)-C(2))-methyltransferase RlmN: MTANAPITQDVLTLPRKMPEGGKINLVGLTRDQLRETLIAHGTPEKQAKMRVGQIWQWIYQWGKRDFAEMTNLAKAYRAQLDEHFEIAIPEVVSKQVSTDGTRKYLVRIAGGHEVEVVYIPEEGRGTLCISSQVGCTLTCSFCHTGTQKLVRNLTAAEIVGQIMMARDDLDEWPVPGAPKDETRLLSNIVLMGMGEPLYNFDNVRDAMKIAMDPEGISLSRRRITLSTSGVVPEIARTAEEIGCLLAVSFHATTDEVRDKLVPINKRWNIETLLDALRAYPRLTNSERITFEYVMLNGVNDSDEDAHRLVELIDGIPAKVNLIPFNEWPGSPYTRSSNNRIHAFANIIYQAGYASPIRTPRGEDILAACGQLKSATERARKSRKQIEAEAGLNP, encoded by the coding sequence ATGACCGCCAATGCGCCGATCACCCAGGACGTCCTGACCCTGCCTCGCAAGATGCCTGAGGGCGGCAAGATCAATCTAGTAGGTCTGACCCGCGACCAGTTGCGGGAAACACTGATCGCACATGGTACGCCGGAAAAGCAGGCCAAAATGCGGGTCGGGCAGATCTGGCAGTGGATCTATCAATGGGGCAAGCGCGACTTTGCGGAGATGACGAATCTCGCAAAGGCTTATCGCGCGCAGCTGGACGAGCATTTTGAAATCGCGATTCCCGAGGTGGTGAGCAAACAGGTCTCTACCGATGGCACGCGCAAGTATCTGGTGCGTATCGCTGGCGGCCATGAGGTCGAGGTGGTCTACATCCCTGAGGAAGGGCGCGGTACACTGTGTATTTCCTCGCAGGTGGGCTGCACCCTGACCTGTTCGTTCTGCCATACCGGCACGCAGAAACTGGTCCGTAACCTGACGGCGGCCGAGATCGTTGGCCAAATCATGATGGCGCGTGACGATCTGGACGAATGGCCGGTTCCCGGCGCGCCCAAGGATGAGACGCGCTTGCTGTCGAATATCGTGCTGATGGGGATGGGAGAGCCGCTCTACAACTTTGACAACGTGCGCGACGCGATGAAGATCGCGATGGACCCCGAGGGGATCAGCCTGTCGCGGCGTCGCATTACCCTGTCAACTTCCGGTGTGGTGCCGGAAATCGCGCGCACGGCCGAGGAAATCGGCTGCCTGCTGGCTGTGTCCTTTCATGCGACCACCGATGAGGTGCGCGACAAACTGGTACCGATCAACAAACGCTGGAATATCGAAACACTTCTGGACGCGCTCCGCGCCTATCCGCGCCTGACCAATTCGGAGCGGATCACTTTTGAATATGTGATGTTGAACGGCGTGAATGACAGCGACGAAGACGCCCATCGTCTGGTTGAGCTGATTGATGGGATCCCGGCGAAGGTCAATCTGATCCCATTCAATGAATGGCCAGGTTCGCCCTATACGCGTTCGTCAAACAACCGGATTCACGCCTTTGCCAACATCATTTATCAGGCCGGCTATGCCTCTCCGATCCGTACACCACGGGGTGAGGACATTCTGGCGGCCTGTGGTCAGTTGAAATCGGCTACCGAGCGTGCGCGCAAGAGCCGTAAACAGATTGAGGCCGAGGCGGGGCTAAACCCCTGA
- a CDS encoding metallopeptidase: protein MPRVSDYSALLYYLDGDHFRWNAPADLGTQAIITYSFTETGSLADPAESDPYGATEYWAFDDDQRDLFRESLSQYEDISGVRFIEVEGRGMINAFGSTGSTAGGWANIAMSGDGFTGRGDLTIDTAIMTKGTYGYVTLLHEVGHALGLQHSHDGGLTLDHHADTPENTVMTYNHSPTYVTELGSFDIQAMQHVYGSSDSFAGWQILGGGSDPIIIRSTNAAETVIGTDQNTTINARGGNDHVQGREADDTLRGAGGSDTIIGGLGEDRLFGGSGADLLIGGTTDDAYSGGSDSDILHGKRGHDLLHGGSGDDQLLGGVGRDTLVGGDGSDTLTGGSGADTFVFDQADAYDVNRITDFGRGADVIDVSGLWIGSLDQLDIVEDNGSTTISYSNWFEVELTNYTDTLTGADFIFS from the coding sequence ATGCCCCGAGTTTCGGATTATTCAGCCCTTCTATACTACCTCGACGGCGACCACTTCCGTTGGAATGCCCCGGCGGATCTGGGAACGCAGGCCATCATCACCTACAGCTTTACCGAAACAGGTAGCCTCGCGGATCCGGCTGAGAGCGACCCCTATGGCGCGACCGAATATTGGGCCTTTGATGACGATCAACGCGATCTGTTTCGCGAAAGCCTGTCTCAATACGAAGATATTTCGGGGGTGCGTTTCATCGAAGTCGAAGGCCGAGGCATGATCAATGCCTTTGGCTCAACCGGTAGCACGGCGGGCGGCTGGGCCAATATTGCGATGTCCGGGGATGGCTTCACCGGTCGCGGTGACCTGACCATCGACACAGCCATCATGACCAAGGGTACCTATGGTTATGTTACGCTTTTGCATGAGGTCGGCCATGCCCTTGGCCTGCAGCATTCGCATGATGGCGGGCTGACGCTGGACCACCACGCCGACACGCCTGAAAACACGGTAATGACATACAATCACAGCCCTACATATGTAACGGAGCTGGGTTCGTTCGACATTCAGGCGATGCAGCACGTTTATGGTAGCAGCGACAGCTTCGCAGGTTGGCAGATCCTCGGCGGTGGCAGTGATCCCATTATCATCCGAAGCACAAACGCGGCGGAAACGGTGATCGGCACCGACCAGAACACCACGATCAACGCCAGAGGTGGTAATGACCATGTTCAGGGGCGCGAGGCAGATGATACCCTGCGCGGTGCCGGTGGTAGCGATACTATAATCGGGGGCTTGGGCGAAGACCGGCTGTTCGGCGGCAGTGGTGCAGATCTCTTGATAGGCGGCACCACTGATGATGCCTATTCCGGCGGTAGCGATAGCGACATCCTCCACGGCAAGCGTGGGCACGACCTGCTCCATGGCGGATCCGGCGACGATCAACTGCTGGGCGGGGTCGGGCGTGACACGCTGGTCGGCGGCGATGGCAGCGATACGCTGACCGGCGGCTCCGGTGCGGATACTTTTGTCTTTGATCAGGCAGATGCCTATGACGTCAACCGGATCACCGACTTTGGCCGTGGCGCAGATGTGATTGACGTGTCTGGCCTCTGGATCGGCAGTCTCGACCAGCTCGACATCGTCGAAGATAACGGCAGCACCACCATCTCCTATTCCAATTGGTTCGAAGTGGAATTGACCAACTACACCGACACCCTCACGGGAGCGGATTTCATATTCAGTTGA
- a CDS encoding TSUP family transporter, whose product MFEVGFEVLLLLLAAGFAAGFIDAIAGGGGLITVPVLLLAGANPITALATNKIQGLFGAATAALSYARGGHVDLRGQAGSALIAGIASICGALLISVLPTTWIRWILPLLLIGIAVFFATKKGLDDSDRARRLSPAIFAAIIVPLCGFYDGLLGPGAGSFYMLGFVSLAGLGILRATAHTKLLNFASNAGALLAFAFVATPWWGVGLAMGIAQIAGARVGAGLAQKQGARMIKLLLVLTSVVLALRLLWDML is encoded by the coding sequence ATGTTCGAGGTTGGGTTTGAAGTCCTGCTGCTGTTGCTGGCAGCAGGGTTTGCGGCTGGGTTCATTGATGCCATAGCCGGTGGCGGCGGGTTGATCACGGTGCCAGTTTTGCTCTTGGCTGGGGCCAACCCAATCACCGCCCTTGCCACCAACAAGATTCAGGGATTGTTCGGGGCGGCCACCGCTGCCCTCAGCTATGCGCGCGGCGGTCACGTCGATTTGCGCGGGCAGGCTGGATCTGCGCTGATTGCAGGTATTGCGTCAATCTGCGGCGCGCTGTTGATTTCGGTGCTGCCGACGACGTGGATCCGGTGGATCCTACCGCTGTTGCTGATCGGAATTGCCGTGTTCTTTGCCACCAAGAAGGGGCTTGATGACAGCGATCGGGCGCGGCGCCTGTCGCCAGCGATATTTGCTGCCATCATCGTGCCGCTCTGCGGTTTCTACGACGGGTTGCTGGGGCCGGGTGCTGGCAGCTTCTACATGCTTGGTTTTGTGTCTCTGGCCGGGCTTGGCATCCTGCGTGCGACGGCACATACGAAACTACTGAATTTCGCGTCCAATGCCGGAGCACTGCTGGCCTTTGCTTTTGTTGCGACGCCATGGTGGGGCGTTGGATTGGCGATGGGTATCGCGCAGATCGCCGGTGCCCGGGTCGGTGCCGGGTTGGCGCAGAAGCAGGGCGCTCGCATGATAAAGCTATTGCTGGTTCTGACCTCAGTTGTTCTGGCGCTGCGGCTGCTGTGGGACATGCTGTGA